TCCGTTTATTCGGCCTGAAGCAATGCCATATTCGGCAAGTGTGAGTATCACCATTTCTTCGAGATAACGAAGGTATTTGTGGATGTCGGTAAAAAAGTTGTCGAGATCTAGAATAGGGTAACCAACAATTTGCCCGGGGCCATGATATGTAATATCTCCACCCCGGTTTATTTTATAATAGGCCGCATTCTTATCCTTCAATTGTTTTTCGTTTATCAGTAAATGTTTTTCAGAACCGCTCTTGCCAAGAGTATATACGTGAGGATGCTCGCAGAAGAGAAGGTAATTGGTTGTTGGTTGTTGGTTGCCGGTTGTCCGATTAATAATTTTAACATTAATAATTTCATTTAAAAGTTTTTCCTGGTAGTCCCAGGCTTCTTTGTAATCAATGAGGCCGAGATCTTTGAAGATGATCTTTTTGTTGAGTGAAAGGGACGAGGGGCGAGTGGCGAGGGACAAGAGAATATTTAGTGTGTTAATTTTTTTTCAATGAGATAGATTTTTTGGAGAATTAAGTTTGGCTTTTTCTCACTCGCCCCTCGTCCCCTTCACTCGTCCCTCCTACGTCTTAGCCAGCTGAGATTTCAGATTATTGATCACATTGATCTCATTGGCATCATACCCACGCTTATCAGCCAGGAAACAGGATATCCAATCACCCAGGTGTATGAGGTAAAAAGCCTTTTCTATCTTGTTTTTACCTTTCGAGTAAATTTCAATAATACTTGGAGTATAATTTTTAATTACTTCTTTGTTGATCTCAATCCGGGTATTGTTGCGTTCATACTCATCCGGGTCACGGAAAAGTACTACAGCAAGATTGTTATTCTTTTCGCGCCAGCCTACCAGTTCGTTGTGATTCATTTCGGGGATAACGTGGTGCCAGCATAATATTTTTGAATTTTCATTCAATTGTTGGCGAAAGCGTATCGCAATACCCTCGTTATAAGTTGTTGAATAAATAACGGGGGTTTTGTTCAGGAGTTGGCCTGCTATTTTATCCGCAAGTTCTTTGATCGGATTTTCTTCCTTGTCAAGAAGTTTAGCGGAATCATTTATTTGTGTTTCAACATCGAAACTGATGACACTAAAGAATTTAAGAATAAAAAGTAACTGTGTTAAAGAATATGCAAGACAGGCCCTTGGAGGATGACCGTTCGGAATAATTATATGGTCGAGATTGTATTTCTTCGCGATGTCAAGTACTTTTCCGCCTGAAGTAACACAAACAATTTT
Above is a window of Bacteroidota bacterium DNA encoding:
- a CDS encoding bifunctional phosphoglucose/phosphomannose isomerase; this translates as MKALIADFSKQLRKAIEIGRSARLHKSDYPIKNIVISGLGGSGIGGSIVSELVALDANVSITVCKGYFIPAFVDENTLFIASSYSGNTEETLQALEQAIAKKAKIVCVTSGGKVLDIAKKYNLDHIIIPNGHPPRACLAYSLTQLLFILKFFSVISFDVETQINDSAKLLDKEENPIKELADKIAGQLLNKTPVIYSTTYNEGIAIRFRQQLNENSKILCWHHVIPEMNHNELVGWREKNNNLAVVLFRDPDEYERNNTRIEINKEVIKNYTPSIIEIYSKGKNKIEKAFYLIHLGDWISCFLADKRGYDANEINVINNLKSQLAKT
- the lipB gene encoding lipoyl(octanoyl) transferase LipB; this encodes MSLATRPSSLSLNKKIIFKDLGLIDYKEAWDYQEKLLNEIINVKIINRTTGNQQPTTNYLLFCEHPHVYTLGKSGSEKHLLINEKQLKDKNAAYYKINRGGDITYHGPGQIVGYPILDLDNFFTDIHKYLRYLEEMVILTLAEYGIASGRINGQTGVWLDATDPLKARKICAMGVRCSRWVTMHGFAMNVNSDLSYFNSIVPCGITDKAVTSLDKELGRKIDMNEVKEKLKKYFVNLFEAELVMEKETI